From Mya arenaria isolate MELC-2E11 chromosome 12, ASM2691426v1, the proteins below share one genomic window:
- the LOC128212233 gene encoding complement C1q tumor necrosis factor-related protein 4-like, translated as MADMKLLWTYLAVGIFCVLIKAQQTQDIAFSARVSQHVKNLTDNQPIVFDTIRYQSGHYYNKATGVFYVPRNGTYVFYVNILSEYNNMIETQLVVNGQSLALMYSGAGHFHGAGSNMAIAHLTAGDNVWVRLHGHWSSDRSVHCCWSTFSGFHLSDDEIAFSGSLSQHQRNLSAHQRLVFDNVLVNTKSSYNRNSGVFFVPESGLYLLHSNILSEHHNYVETEIVSNGQPLAEIFSGSASFGSGGNLVIAELAAGDNVWVKVNADHSSDMAIHASWSTFSGFRLSNAEIAFSAKLTANLTHMAANQTIVFDKVVTNFGSGYDPSTGHFRAAATGVYLLYTNILSEADNFIETELLVDGQALLEVYSGAGQYAGSGSNLVLVMLNEGQDVWMHVHGHWSSDMTVHCCWSTFSGYLLFDAPQSAIVG; from the exons ATGGCTGATATGAAACTACTATGGACTTATTTAGCGGTCGGAATCTTCTGTGTGTTGATAAA GGCACAGCAGACTCAAGACATCGCATTCAGTGCAAGGGTGTCGCAACATGTGAAAAACTTGACAGACAACCAACCGATCGTGTTTGACACCATACGTTACCAAAGTGGTCACTATTATAACAAAGCCACAGGTGTATTTTACGTGCCAAGAAATGGAACTTACGTCTTCTACGTCAACATACTGTCCGAATATAACAACATGATAGAGACACAACTAGTTGTCAACGGACAATCTCTGGCGCTCATGTACTCGGGGGCCGGACATTTTCATGGAGCGGGAAGCAACATGGCGATAGCGCACTTGACGGCTGGAGACAACGTCTGGGTGCGGTTGCACGGTCACTGGAGCTCCGACCGGTCCGTACACTGTTGCTGGTCAACCTTTTCCGGCTTCCACCTCAGCGATGATGAGATCGCATTCAGCGGCTCGCTTTCCCAACATCAACGGAACCTCTCCGCCCACCAGCGGCTCGTCTTTGACAATGTTCTCGTCAACACAAAGTCTTCATACAACAGAAATAGCGGCGTTTTCTTCGTCCCCGAATCTGGTCTCTACCTACTGCACTCAAACATTCTCTCTGAGCACCATAATTACGTCGAGACGGAAATTGTCTCTAACGGACAGCCGCTGGCGGAGATATTTTCTGGTAGCGCATCCTTCGGTTCCGGGGGGAACCTCGTGATCGCGGAGTTGGCGGCGGGCGACAATGTATGGGTGAAGGTGAATGCAGACCATAGTTCCGATATGGCCATCCATGCCAGCTGGTCCACATTTTCCGGCTTCCGGTTGAGCAACGCGGAGATAGCATTCAGCGCAAAACTAACCG CCAATTTGACACATATGGCCGCAAATCAAACGATAGTGTTTGACAAAGTGGTGACCAACTTCGGGAGCGGCTACGACCCGTCCACTGGTCACTTCCGGGCCGCCGCAACCGGCGTGTACCTCCTGTACACGAACATCCTGTCGGAAGCCGACAACTTCATAGAGACGGAGCTCCTTGTGGACGGACAGGCGCTTCTGGAGGTCTACTCTGGGGCAGGTCAATATGCCGGATCCGGAAGCAACTTAGTACTTGTAAT GCTGAACGAAGGCCAGGATGTTTGGATGCACGTCCACGGACATTGGAGCTCCGACATGACCGTCCACTGCTGCTGGTCCACCTTCTCTGGCTACCTACTCTTTGACGCCCCTCAGTCCGCCATTGTGGGTTAG